The following coding sequences are from one Geothrix sp. window:
- a CDS encoding DUF2867 domain-containing protein, whose translation MRVLVTGATGYIGGRLVPRLIAKGHSVRCLARDPQQLQGRPWPGVEIVQGDLGSPETLPFALEGIDVAYYLVHAMADGKSFREQDRKMARAFGEAARRARVRRIVYLGGLGDPGELHSKHLISRQEVGQNLARAGVPVVEFRAAVIVGSGSASFEMIRHLTDRLPLMVAPRWVETRCQPIGIRSVLDYLEEALDHPEARGIYEIGGTDILTYREMMLGYARAKGLHRIILPVPMPKRNFSSRVIDLLTPIPHRIAAALLESLRTEVVVRDDRALHTFAVRPTTYAEALDRALGRIAADDVETTWASSLASTVRKDPVGRQLDNQEGLLVERHWRKVQASPERVMDIICALGGEQGWPAGNALWQLRGAIDRAMGGVGMRRGRRHPKDLRVGDPLDFWRVESFEPGRILRLRAEMRLPGRAWLQFEVRPEGRQTHLEQTAFFEPHGLSGNLYWYSAMQLHRFIFPGLIRAIQTRAEEDHTLDYTLPGLPAPTLLVQE comes from the coding sequence ATGCGAGTACTGGTCACGGGAGCCACGGGATACATCGGGGGACGCCTGGTCCCCCGCCTCATCGCCAAGGGGCACTCGGTGCGCTGCCTGGCCCGGGATCCCCAGCAGCTCCAGGGGCGGCCCTGGCCCGGCGTCGAGATCGTGCAGGGGGACCTGGGGAGTCCCGAGACCCTCCCCTTCGCCCTGGAGGGCATCGACGTGGCCTACTACCTGGTCCACGCCATGGCCGACGGCAAGTCCTTCCGGGAGCAGGACCGCAAGATGGCCCGCGCCTTCGGGGAGGCGGCCCGGCGAGCCAGGGTCCGGCGCATCGTCTACCTGGGCGGCCTCGGCGACCCGGGCGAGCTGCACAGCAAGCACCTGATCAGCCGCCAGGAGGTGGGGCAGAACCTCGCCCGGGCTGGCGTGCCCGTGGTGGAGTTCCGCGCGGCGGTGATCGTGGGGTCCGGCTCGGCCAGCTTCGAGATGATCCGCCACCTCACGGACCGCCTGCCGCTGATGGTGGCCCCGCGCTGGGTGGAGACCCGCTGCCAGCCCATCGGCATCCGCAGCGTGCTGGACTATCTGGAGGAGGCCCTGGACCACCCCGAGGCCCGGGGCATCTACGAGATCGGCGGAACCGACATCCTGACCTACCGGGAGATGATGCTCGGCTATGCCCGGGCCAAGGGCCTGCACCGCATCATCCTGCCGGTGCCCATGCCGAAGCGGAATTTCAGCAGCCGGGTGATCGACCTCCTGACCCCGATCCCGCACCGCATCGCGGCGGCCCTGCTGGAGAGCCTCCGCACCGAGGTGGTGGTGCGGGACGATCGCGCCCTCCACACCTTCGCCGTGCGACCCACCACCTACGCCGAGGCGCTGGACCGCGCCCTGGGGCGCATTGCCGCGGACGACGTGGAGACCACCTGGGCCTCCAGCCTGGCCAGCACGGTCCGGAAGGATCCCGTGGGGCGGCAGCTGGACAACCAGGAGGGGTTGCTGGTGGAGCGCCACTGGCGCAAGGTGCAGGCTTCTCCCGAGCGCGTCATGGATATCATCTGCGCGCTGGGGGGCGAGCAGGGCTGGCCCGCCGGCAACGCCCTCTGGCAGCTCCGGGGCGCCATCGACCGGGCCATGGGCGGCGTGGGCATGCGCCGGGGACGGCGGCATCCCAAGGACCTGCGCGTGGGCGATCCCCTGGACTTCTGGCGGGTGGAGTCCTTCGAGCCGGGGCGGATCCTGCGCCTGCGCGCCGAGATGAGGCTGCCCGGCCGGGCCTGGCTGCAGTTCGAGGTGCGCCCGGAGGGCAGGCAGACCCACCTGGAGCAGACCGCCTTCTTCGAGCCCCACGGCCTCTCCGGCAACCTCTACTGGTACTCGGCCATGCAGCTGCACCGGTTCATCTTCCCGGGCCTCATCCGCGCCATCCAGACCCGCGCCGAGGAGGACCACACCCTGGACTACACCCTGCCTGGCCTGCCGGCCCCGACCCTGCTCGTGCAAGAGTGA
- a CDS encoding MOSC domain-containing protein, with protein MFQGCIESIHIAPSAEAAMRSVDQVVAIAGVGLEGDRYATRTGSFSAKPKPGRQLTLIEAEAIEALERELGMVLAPGETRRNLVTRGVALNHLVGREFTVGGVRLRGHELCEPCGDLARMTAKPQILPGLVHRGGLRAEILEGGLLRVGDLID; from the coding sequence ATGTTCCAGGGCTGCATCGAGTCCATCCATATCGCGCCTTCAGCCGAAGCCGCCATGCGCAGCGTCGACCAGGTGGTGGCCATCGCCGGCGTGGGGCTGGAGGGGGACCGGTATGCCACACGGACGGGCAGCTTCTCCGCCAAGCCCAAGCCGGGACGCCAGCTCACGCTCATCGAGGCCGAGGCCATCGAGGCGCTGGAGCGGGAGCTGGGGATGGTGCTGGCCCCCGGCGAAACCCGGCGCAACCTCGTGACCCGCGGGGTGGCCCTGAACCACCTGGTGGGGCGCGAGTTCACCGTGGGCGGCGTGCGCCTGCGCGGCCACGAGCTCTGCGAGCCCTGCGGCGACCTGGCCCGCATGACGGCCAAGCCGCAGATCCTGCCGGGGCTCGTGCACCGCGGTGGGCTGCGGGCTGAGATCCTCGAAGGCGGTCTGCTCCGCGTCGGGGATCTGATCGACTGA
- a CDS encoding tetratricopeptide repeat protein — translation MRSIGLSLALGCALGAQVPDRPTEAFFKGDPTQVMLACAERAANLKPGKDRVLAQAGRAHLIAGDRAKAEAYFQRVVGGDAEAFRWMGQAWLECGNPKLGVAALLKVAEQDPAAKNIQRDAAVVLMDAGFAKEADEVMTGAFRVAPRDWQNVTAFGRACLRQKRQDLAAIWFERIMTTRRKTEGLWNEIALAFADQGVER, via the coding sequence ATGCGCTCCATCGGTCTGTCACTCGCGTTGGGATGCGCCCTCGGGGCCCAGGTTCCCGACCGCCCCACGGAGGCTTTCTTCAAGGGGGATCCCACCCAGGTGATGCTGGCCTGTGCGGAGCGGGCCGCGAACCTGAAGCCCGGGAAGGACCGGGTGTTGGCCCAGGCCGGTCGCGCCCACCTCATCGCCGGGGACCGGGCCAAGGCGGAGGCCTATTTCCAGAGGGTGGTCGGCGGGGACGCGGAGGCCTTCCGGTGGATGGGCCAGGCCTGGCTGGAGTGCGGCAACCCCAAGCTGGGCGTGGCCGCGCTGCTCAAGGTCGCCGAGCAGGATCCTGCCGCCAAGAACATCCAGCGCGACGCGGCCGTGGTTCTCATGGATGCCGGGTTCGCCAAGGAGGCCGACGAGGTCATGACCGGGGCCTTCCGGGTGGCGCCCCGCGACTGGCAGAACGTGACGGCTTTCGGCCGGGCCTGCCTCCGGCAGAAGCGGCAGGACCTGGCGGCCATCTGGTTCGAGCGGATCATGACCACCCGGCGCAAGACGGAGGGCCTCTGGAACGAGATCGCCCTGGCCTTCGCGGATCAGGGGGTGGAGCGATGA
- a CDS encoding tetratricopeptide repeat protein, whose translation MSTRGWSLPVCLGLLALCPASAQAPKVPDAAFFSQDRKVLMRLCAEEARRLDPKDTHLMVEYGDTMLALGERQKAEEAFEKAVAAKPTDPQTHHLIGLAWLRKGFRPEALKAYQAMVSVELSGRYERLKNILNKAAVDLIAAGEVKVAADYMERAYQLDKSDANNFLEFGRAALLAGERDLAALYFARAAKADPNDVDVWLEITNAHAELLLRSARQPGAK comes from the coding sequence ATGAGCACCCGTGGCTGGAGCCTTCCCGTCTGTCTCGGCCTTCTGGCCCTGTGTCCGGCCTCGGCGCAGGCGCCCAAGGTTCCGGATGCGGCCTTCTTCTCCCAGGACCGAAAGGTGCTGATGCGGCTCTGCGCCGAGGAGGCCCGGCGTCTCGACCCCAAGGACACGCACTTGATGGTGGAGTACGGCGACACGATGCTGGCACTCGGGGAACGCCAGAAGGCGGAAGAGGCCTTCGAGAAGGCCGTCGCCGCGAAGCCCACCGACCCCCAGACCCACCACCTCATCGGTCTGGCCTGGCTCCGCAAAGGCTTCCGGCCGGAGGCCCTGAAGGCCTACCAGGCCATGGTCTCCGTGGAACTCTCCGGTCGCTACGAGCGGCTGAAGAACATCCTCAACAAGGCCGCCGTGGATCTCATCGCGGCCGGGGAGGTGAAGGTGGCCGCGGACTACATGGAGCGTGCCTATCAGCTGGACAAGAGCGACGCCAACAACTTCCTGGAATTCGGCCGCGCCGCCCTCCTGGCCGGTGAGAGGGACCTGGCCGCCCTCTATTTCGCCCGGGCCGCCAAGGCCGATCCCAATGACGTGGACGTGTGGCTGGAGATCACCAATGCCCATGCCGAGCTGCTCCTGAGAAGCGCCAGGCAGCCGGGAGCCAAATAA
- a CDS encoding MFS transporter gives MNPWRGLRGLPREVWLVCASTLINRLGTMALPFLVLYLTEGRRWTPAEAGYGMMIYGAGALTAGPFSGRLADRLGHVHVLKASLWSSGALLLILPFASTKPLLFALIFLWAGLTQAFWPSAMALLTGLAAPEQRKAVFALHRLAVNLGMAVGPAAGGLIAHHSYRWVFWTDGLSTLAGAALLSLLLKAQPTPDLPHDHAPGGSPWRDRHLLFLLLPFIPALMVFFQIEGTLPLWVVRDLGLGSRFFGILFTVNTLLIVALEVPLNLAMGHWRHGRLLLLGSLCLAVGFGLTAWATSYAMLIVTTVIWTFGEMILFPAMSDAVATLAPPDRRGEYMGLLSLAFAAALALGPWLGVLAYAKAGPRSVWLATFLIAGAAGLLLARFRTPGAPAPKG, from the coding sequence GTGAACCCCTGGCGCGGCCTCCGCGGCCTTCCCCGCGAAGTCTGGCTGGTCTGCGCCAGCACGCTGATCAACCGCCTGGGCACCATGGCCCTGCCCTTCCTGGTGCTGTACCTCACCGAGGGCCGCCGCTGGACGCCCGCAGAAGCCGGCTACGGGATGATGATCTACGGAGCCGGCGCCCTGACGGCGGGGCCCTTCTCCGGCCGCCTGGCGGACCGCCTGGGCCATGTCCACGTCCTGAAGGCGAGCCTCTGGAGCTCGGGCGCTCTGCTGCTGATCCTGCCCTTCGCCAGCACGAAGCCCCTGCTCTTCGCGCTCATCTTCCTGTGGGCTGGCCTCACCCAGGCCTTCTGGCCCAGCGCCATGGCCCTGCTCACCGGCCTCGCCGCGCCCGAGCAGCGCAAGGCCGTCTTCGCCCTGCACCGCCTGGCCGTCAACCTCGGCATGGCGGTGGGTCCCGCCGCGGGTGGCCTCATCGCCCACCACAGCTACCGCTGGGTCTTCTGGACCGATGGCCTCAGCACCCTGGCCGGCGCCGCCCTGCTGAGCCTCCTGCTGAAGGCCCAACCCACCCCGGACCTGCCGCACGATCACGCGCCCGGCGGCAGCCCCTGGCGGGACCGGCACCTGCTCTTCCTGCTGCTGCCCTTCATCCCCGCGCTGATGGTGTTCTTCCAGATCGAGGGCACCCTGCCCCTCTGGGTGGTGCGCGACCTCGGCCTGGGCAGCCGCTTCTTCGGCATCCTGTTCACGGTGAACACCCTCCTGATCGTGGCGCTCGAGGTGCCCCTGAACCTCGCCATGGGCCACTGGCGCCACGGCCGGCTCCTGCTCCTGGGCTCGCTCTGCCTCGCCGTCGGCTTCGGCCTCACGGCCTGGGCCACCAGCTATGCGATGCTGATCGTCACGACGGTGATCTGGACCTTCGGCGAGATGATCCTGTTCCCCGCCATGAGCGATGCCGTGGCCACCCTGGCGCCCCCGGACCGCCGCGGCGAGTACATGGGCCTGCTCTCCCTGGCCTTCGCCGCAGCCCTGGCCCTGGGCCCCTGGCTGGGCGTCCTGGCCTATGCCAAGGCCGGCCCGAGGAGCGTCTGGCTGGCCACCTTCCTCATCGCCGGCGCGGCGGGGCTGCTCCTGGCGCGGTTCCGGACGCCCGGGGCGCCCGCCCCCAAAGGCTGA
- a CDS encoding sulfurtransferase — MNLISASDLRSQLASVRLLDARPDSTDYAAGHLPGALHADLNRQLSTASDPGHDPARGGRHPLPSLPRFAAQVGAWGIGPATRIVLYDANGGGNAAARLWWMLRALGHEEVRVLDGGLPKALGAGMPLTSDLAPVTTLGPYPVARWQFPTVDAEEVETLRKDPGRKLLDVRSQERWRGESEPFDPVAGHIPGSLNLPWNENLGPDGCFKSPEALRALYGPLLDGTPPERLAVHCGSGVTACHTLLALDVAGLPGAALYVGSWSEWCRSDRDRDPRP; from the coding sequence ATGAACCTGATCTCCGCTTCCGACCTTCGATCCCAGCTTGCCTCGGTCCGCCTGCTGGATGCCCGCCCCGATTCCACGGACTACGCGGCGGGCCACCTGCCGGGGGCCCTGCATGCCGACCTGAACCGCCAGCTCAGCACCGCCTCCGACCCGGGCCACGATCCGGCGAGGGGAGGGCGCCATCCCCTGCCCTCGCTGCCGCGCTTTGCGGCGCAGGTGGGCGCCTGGGGCATCGGCCCCGCCACCCGGATCGTGCTCTACGATGCGAACGGCGGCGGCAACGCGGCGGCCCGCCTCTGGTGGATGCTGCGGGCCCTGGGCCATGAGGAGGTCCGCGTGCTGGACGGCGGGCTTCCGAAGGCCCTCGGGGCTGGGATGCCCCTGACCTCGGACCTCGCGCCCGTGACGACCCTCGGGCCCTATCCGGTGGCGCGCTGGCAGTTCCCCACGGTCGACGCGGAGGAGGTGGAGACCCTGCGGAAGGACCCCGGCCGCAAGCTGCTGGACGTCCGCTCCCAGGAGCGCTGGCGCGGAGAGTCTGAGCCCTTCGACCCCGTGGCCGGCCACATCCCGGGCTCGCTGAACCTGCCCTGGAACGAGAACCTCGGACCCGACGGATGCTTCAAGAGCCCCGAGGCCCTGCGCGCCCTGTACGGCCCCCTGCTGGACGGCACGCCGCCGGAGCGCCTCGCCGTCCACTGCGGCTCCGGCGTCACCGCCTGCCACACGCTGCTGGCCCTGGACGTGGCGGGCCTCCCCGGCGCCGCCCTCTATGTCGGCAGCTGGAGCGAGTGGTGCCGCAGCGATCGCGACCGGGATCCCCGACCGTGA
- a CDS encoding TlpA family protein disulfide reductase, with amino-acid sequence MSDAYVPESRWRLAVAFLLVGGGLLLGGVALTRGMSGGGGEGAASGADVSGVAIRDADGNRHTLADFKGKVVLVDVWATWCPPCRRSLPEVAELQKAGGDRYVVLPISVDSGGWGDVKPFLAQNPQLGLTAYLPEGGRALDAFGEVRSIPTTLVIDRQGRLVKRWSGYGEGMARRALEEALKAR; translated from the coding sequence ATGTCCGATGCCTATGTCCCCGAGTCCCGCTGGCGCCTGGCAGTGGCGTTCCTGCTCGTCGGCGGGGGCCTCCTGCTGGGCGGGGTGGCCCTCACCCGCGGGATGTCCGGCGGGGGCGGAGAAGGGGCTGCCAGTGGCGCGGACGTGAGCGGGGTGGCGATCCGGGATGCCGACGGCAACCGCCACACCCTGGCCGATTTCAAGGGCAAGGTGGTGCTGGTGGACGTGTGGGCCACCTGGTGCCCGCCCTGCCGCCGGTCGCTGCCCGAAGTCGCAGAACTGCAGAAGGCCGGCGGGGACCGCTACGTGGTCCTGCCCATCTCCGTGGACAGCGGGGGGTGGGGTGACGTGAAGCCCTTCCTGGCCCAGAACCCCCAGCTGGGACTCACGGCCTACCTTCCGGAGGGTGGTCGCGCGCTGGACGCCTTCGGCGAGGTCCGTAGCATTCCCACCACGCTGGTGATCGACCGGCAGGGCCGGCTCGTGAAGCGCTGGTCCGGGTACGGCGAGGGGATGGCGCGACGGGCCCTGGAGGAGGCCCTGAAGGCCCGGTGA
- a CDS encoding SEL1-like repeat protein: MIPTPPVVASGFRRAWALALGVLIVILAGPFLLLPTRLARVAEAWAALLFLALWVLMVALVIARLLWSTTAVFTWLERRLRSWVAWFAADPAGLWLHWTRQAHRSEMAHWCLEQAVAAGGAEAQFQHGLIFLEGSFGPSGQDAAMERFRQAADQGHPEAAFRLAEVLRTGAGQIIPDRAGAESWYLRSAGLGYGPAAAWLAHAYGLGDGVPADEVRARRWSEQAERLRPHPELSRSVLRHDAAPEDPLVRLVARTVHGMESLAARGVEYRAGRWSLLLGALVLGVALLGTFGWLIWAGSSSLFHLPLLMAASLLLLLGWQTRQLRADRPRSGRDRLLEAAGAGDPEACHRLGLAYRQGSPDRPRDDLSAALWFRKAADLGHREAMLALAEAYLGGHGVLRDPREAARWAEAARRESTS; encoded by the coding sequence ATGATCCCGACCCCACCTGTGGTGGCCTCCGGCTTCCGGCGGGCCTGGGCCCTGGCGCTTGGGGTGTTGATCGTCATCCTGGCGGGCCCCTTCCTGCTCCTGCCCACCCGCCTGGCCCGGGTGGCCGAGGCCTGGGCGGCGCTGCTGTTCCTGGCCCTTTGGGTCCTGATGGTGGCCCTGGTGATCGCGCGCCTGCTGTGGTCGACAACTGCGGTGTTCACCTGGCTCGAGCGCCGCCTGCGTTCCTGGGTGGCCTGGTTCGCGGCGGACCCCGCGGGATTGTGGCTCCACTGGACCCGGCAGGCACACCGCTCCGAGATGGCCCATTGGTGCCTCGAGCAGGCGGTGGCGGCTGGCGGGGCGGAGGCGCAGTTCCAGCACGGTCTCATCTTCCTGGAAGGCAGTTTCGGTCCCAGCGGCCAGGACGCCGCCATGGAGCGCTTCCGCCAGGCTGCGGACCAGGGCCATCCCGAGGCGGCCTTCCGTCTGGCAGAGGTCCTCCGCACGGGGGCGGGCCAGATCATCCCGGATCGTGCCGGGGCGGAGTCCTGGTACCTGCGGTCCGCCGGGTTGGGTTATGGCCCGGCGGCAGCCTGGCTGGCCCACGCCTATGGCCTGGGCGATGGGGTGCCGGCCGATGAAGTTCGGGCAAGGCGCTGGTCGGAGCAGGCGGAGCGCCTGCGCCCCCACCCGGAGCTCTCGCGCAGCGTCCTGCGGCACGATGCCGCGCCCGAGGATCCCCTGGTGCGCCTGGTCGCCAGGACGGTCCACGGAATGGAGTCCCTCGCCGCCCGGGGCGTGGAGTATCGGGCCGGACGCTGGAGTCTGCTCCTGGGGGCCCTGGTCCTGGGAGTGGCCCTGCTGGGTACCTTCGGCTGGCTCATCTGGGCCGGGTCGTCCTCGTTGTTCCACCTGCCCCTGCTGATGGCTGCCTCCCTGCTGCTTCTGCTGGGCTGGCAGACCCGCCAGCTACGGGCGGACCGGCCACGGTCGGGCCGGGACCGGCTGCTGGAGGCGGCCGGGGCGGGGGATCCGGAAGCCTGTCACCGCCTGGGTCTGGCCTACCGCCAGGGCAGCCCCGACCGGCCCCGGGATGACCTCAGCGCCGCCCTCTGGTTCCGGAAGGCGGCGGACCTGGGTCACCGCGAGGCCATGCTGGCCCTTGCCGAGGCCTACCTGGGGGGACATGGTGTCCTGCGGGATCCCCGCGAGGCCGCCCGCTGGGCCGAAGCGGCCCGTCGCGAGTCAACTTCCTGA
- a CDS encoding HAD family hydrolase, with product MPICFDLDGTLGHFSSGFVLLREALGGLWGATPTLEQLRLCRGSTDWEIVDDLHRMRFGRDLDEAGYAAYEAACVERFRATFAPGIQRALRFEGVLEGMHRLAASRPVWLVSGNAPGLLAFKAEVLGVDPVIPRLGSLPRHDRTDLLKRALRGGPGPHLYVGDRPHDLVAAQAAGMPFVGIGEAVPGTHQNLAPDAEAEHLVAAVEAALLEHA from the coding sequence GTGCCGATCTGCTTTGACCTCGACGGAACCCTGGGGCACTTCAGCTCCGGCTTCGTGCTGCTGCGCGAGGCCCTGGGCGGGTTGTGGGGGGCGACTCCCACCTTGGAGCAGCTGCGGCTCTGCCGTGGCTCCACGGACTGGGAGATCGTGGACGACCTGCACCGGATGCGCTTCGGCCGCGACCTGGATGAAGCGGGCTACGCCGCCTACGAGGCCGCCTGCGTCGAGCGGTTCCGCGCCACCTTCGCCCCGGGGATCCAGCGGGCGCTGAGGTTCGAAGGCGTCCTGGAGGGCATGCATCGGCTGGCCGCCTCCCGGCCGGTCTGGCTCGTCTCCGGCAATGCGCCAGGGCTGCTGGCCTTCAAGGCCGAGGTTCTGGGAGTGGACCCGGTCATCCCCAGGCTGGGCTCGCTGCCGCGCCACGACCGGACGGACCTCCTGAAGCGGGCCCTGAGGGGCGGCCCGGGCCCCCACCTCTACGTGGGCGACCGCCCCCATGACCTGGTCGCGGCCCAGGCCGCCGGCATGCCCTTCGTCGGCATCGGCGAGGCCGTTCCGGGCACGCACCAGAACCTGGCGCCCGATGCCGAGGCCGAGCACCTGGTCGCCGCAGTGGAAGCGGCGCTGCTCGAACACGCCTGA
- the purF gene encoding amidophosphoribosyltransferase, translating into MPFRDECGVFGICRQTEASRQTYLGLYALQHRGQEAAGICSGDDQGLHLHKAQGYVADVFTEAVLDALPGDAAIGHTRYSTTGGNVASAAHPFLIHGRFGQVALCHNGNLTNTGELRDRLIAEGHTFTSPSDSEVLLALINRAQADTLEDAVVAALREAKGAYSLLILTDDALIAARDPHGFRPLAMGHMGETHAFSSETCAFDLVGASYDRDVVPGEMVVVSRKTGEIRSRFPLPKVQPKPCVFEHIYFARPDSLVYGQSVMVARREMGRRLALRHPVEADLIVPVPDSGVSAALGYSEQSGIPFDFGIIRNHYVGRTFIEPKQNIRSFGVKVKLNPVRHLLAGKRVVLVDDSIVRGTTSKKIVQMVREAGASEVHMRIACPPTTHSCFYGIDTPKRQHLIASYMPLAEITAFVEADTLGYLSLEDLEGCMGDDGTGFCYACFTGDYPVAPGG; encoded by the coding sequence ATGCCGTTCAGGGATGAATGCGGGGTTTTCGGGATCTGCCGCCAGACGGAAGCCTCCCGCCAGACCTACCTGGGTCTTTACGCCCTGCAGCACCGTGGCCAGGAGGCCGCCGGCATCTGCTCCGGTGACGACCAGGGCCTGCACCTCCACAAGGCGCAGGGCTACGTGGCGGACGTGTTCACGGAGGCGGTGCTGGACGCCCTGCCGGGCGACGCGGCCATCGGCCACACGCGCTACTCCACCACCGGCGGCAACGTGGCCTCGGCCGCCCACCCCTTCCTCATCCACGGCCGCTTCGGCCAGGTGGCCCTGTGCCACAACGGCAACCTCACCAATACCGGCGAGCTGCGCGACCGGCTCATCGCCGAGGGCCACACCTTCACCAGCCCCTCCGACAGCGAGGTCCTGCTGGCCCTCATCAACCGCGCCCAGGCCGACACGCTGGAAGATGCCGTGGTGGCGGCCCTGCGGGAGGCCAAGGGGGCCTACTCGCTGCTGATCCTCACCGACGACGCGCTCATCGCGGCGCGGGATCCCCACGGCTTCCGGCCCCTGGCCATGGGCCACATGGGCGAGACCCACGCCTTCAGCTCGGAAACCTGCGCCTTCGACCTGGTGGGCGCCAGCTATGACCGCGACGTGGTCCCCGGGGAGATGGTGGTGGTGTCGCGGAAGACTGGCGAGATCCGGTCACGCTTCCCCCTGCCCAAGGTGCAGCCGAAGCCCTGCGTGTTCGAGCACATCTACTTCGCCCGGCCGGATTCGCTGGTCTACGGCCAGAGCGTGATGGTGGCGCGGCGCGAGATGGGGCGCCGCCTGGCTCTGCGCCATCCCGTGGAGGCCGATCTGATCGTGCCCGTGCCGGACAGCGGCGTGAGCGCGGCCCTGGGCTATTCCGAGCAGTCCGGCATCCCCTTCGACTTCGGCATCATCCGCAACCACTACGTGGGCCGCACCTTCATCGAACCCAAGCAGAACATCCGCAGCTTCGGCGTGAAGGTGAAGCTGAACCCCGTGCGGCACCTGCTGGCGGGCAAGCGCGTGGTGCTGGTGGACGACAGCATCGTGCGCGGCACCACCAGCAAGAAGATCGTGCAGATGGTGCGCGAGGCCGGCGCCAGCGAGGTGCACATGCGCATCGCCTGCCCGCCCACGACGCACTCCTGCTTCTACGGCATCGACACGCCCAAGCGCCAGCACCTCATCGCCTCGTACATGCCCCTCGCGGAGATCACTGCCTTCGTGGAGGCGGACACGCTCGGCTACCTGAGCCTGGAGGACCTCGAAGGCTGCATGGGTGATGATGGCACCGGCTTCTGCTACGCCTGCTTCACCGGCGACTACCCGGTGGCCCCGGGCGGATGA
- a CDS encoding tRNA (adenosine(37)-N6)-dimethylallyltransferase has translation MPIAILGPTASGKSAVAVAVARRLGGAVVNGDPFQAIQGLAIGTGQPDAAEQGGVPHLGYGALPLSARPNPKAFGASVRGWLAEASKPVLVTGSGLYLRGIWDQLSDLPPVDPALVDRVRSWGVRLGVPTLHRYLAAVDPARAAALHPHDAARVQRALGLHLATGGAPSEFLSRPATGVPPGWRVLVVAPGRERRRERVVARVAAQVAAGWLDEVAGLVATGHADDLRALRPLGYAAWMAGGDPHATRLDVIQETQAYAKRQATWFRNQLPEAPVWDPDLEPLGAAFERLGLG, from the coding sequence ATGCCCATCGCCATCCTCGGACCCACGGCCTCCGGCAAATCCGCCGTGGCCGTGGCCGTGGCGCGCCGCCTCGGGGGCGCCGTGGTCAACGGCGATCCCTTCCAGGCCATCCAGGGGCTGGCCATCGGCACTGGGCAGCCGGACGCGGCCGAGCAGGGCGGGGTGCCGCACCTGGGCTACGGAGCGCTGCCCCTCTCGGCCCGCCCCAATCCCAAAGCCTTCGGGGCATCGGTCAGGGGGTGGCTGGCCGAGGCTTCCAAACCGGTGCTGGTGACGGGATCCGGTCTGTACCTGCGGGGCATCTGGGACCAGCTCTCGGATCTGCCCCCGGTCGATCCGGCGCTGGTGGACCGGGTCCGATCCTGGGGGGTCCGGCTGGGCGTGCCCACCCTTCACCGCTATCTGGCGGCCGTGGATCCGGCCCGCGCCGCGGCCCTGCACCCCCACGACGCAGCCCGGGTCCAGCGGGCCCTGGGTCTCCACTTGGCGACCGGTGGCGCCCCGTCGGAGTTTCTCTCCAGACCGGCCACCGGCGTTCCCCCGGGATGGCGGGTGCTGGTGGTCGCGCCCGGCCGCGAGCGCCGCCGCGAGCGCGTGGTGGCGAGGGTGGCCGCGCAGGTGGCGGCAGGCTGGCTGGACGAGGTGGCGGGCCTGGTGGCGACCGGCCATGCCGACGACCTGAGGGCCCTCCGGCCCCTGGGCTATGCGGCCTGGATGGCGGGCGGCGATCCCCATGCGACCCGGCTCGACGTGATCCAGGAGACCCAGGCCTACGCCAAGCGCCAGGCCACCTGGTTCCGCAACCAGCTGCCGGAGGCGCCGGTCTGGGATCCGGATCTGGAGCCGCTGGGGGCGGCCTTCGAGCGGCTGGGGCTGGGATGA